A stretch of Apis cerana isolate GH-2021 linkage group LG1, AcerK_1.0, whole genome shotgun sequence DNA encodes these proteins:
- the LOC107992805 gene encoding MATH and LRR domain-containing protein PFE0570w isoform X3 — protein MAVVGKAIVVLTSTMSEENEHTSEETEAEMNTENRDKEQSKSETCVLNNETEQPMLEDEEMPTYISVSTPSKREDSDIDNAKQQSRVPLEEDNSQSPYRSDDQGGGSIYVLSSGEESNHPYNDEDEDEYADSEDTNEMELENEHENAMLEDEEEEDEDDDDDDDEINPLRLHNDDYEDIDTEYEPMCFDRASDDFILNNRLKPRHKEKSLSLQDLSISKKNAHLRCNKKRHSLNAFRYNYLRMQQNPILYPTVRKRQMVPSKYQHVESKVKQYIKNMKEQNRRSMEKRMKEQEFTMNKNYEENENCDTERLKNTRITNKTIKDYVEKAIQDLQQEEIESNNLMYDTAQLLENGENDKNSDRVIENRYKHNRKDIEYNDIQNEKRVQNSDDKLEKRNGSVDVNKHRIEYQNTLETKNIKFGNVNQSSLVNNHQPTPTFINLRTLSYEEYMHDVSNTGQREELSEQRQEKTNETRVYNEAEMIDSQEMDNGNIDCPLKIASVKSICTMQDESENLNFTKINTTTEKINIENTEVIELKTQLSQKDAQFHNLRDAYQKVLTENIKMKQELDVLKNSLAKYKNENRTCETKIASVQTETIKESISNQDTVTSEETNNKISRSSVASTGSSNDQWIESDYSPAISIKPPDLTPILNSDDSIVLADAGVPKKMMHPLSRTFITSSRILQTLSNITQDCNSPIHSSCSKKRKATEMPGSSTFVKPFKIPHTTVESLEGKNNINSANDVEYKYSREEHVSSKIEREEESTEVDKNINGPISVETKMEGTDDCEDNVKCFIYREDENSKNKSFLIQAGESSKNELDDEKNRIQECGPYLLGNLEVRMSEINGTISVWGKEINNEYTSDNEDDMEESEKKSSEKKTCHFWPNTSQTRFNGSPLMCSTNKKQKVPLKLSRSNISQCCHSLSLNSIKMHPSVDDTDDKRHTNNTFSPNNSISSCKNCNSSMCRKERSICKDTSQEKLHSCCVHHIEIMDKECSCGSYHEKQKHDVNLKHCKDKFHNKGIRRNLCKNIFTSDSKNHSHENCTANIDKGICKYHTCRCSLQNIMDNNGSRSQCCNAVRDVSCTYKFSDNINNTEIHRNSDRCNRSPSKDGEEDPLIPLKRTNETLEARQRRLSGGKRVRGILMDFLKGCGDCRNNSSLSKNNCQRKETPYMVNDPSQIKISPSSIPEPTCSSSTQCNDRCCHAYARRIESQLEEFRIEMERIRSRSDAILDMLGILHSMDMN, from the exons ATGGCGGTTGTCGGAAAAGCGATCGTAG TATTAACTTCCACGATGTCGGAAGAAAACGAACATACTTCTGAAGAAACTGAGGCAGAAATGAATACGGAAAATCGCGATAAAGAACAATCGAAAAGTGAAACGTGCGTGTTAAACAATGAAACGGAACAACCTATGTTGGAAGACGAAGAAATGCCGACGTATATCAGTGTATCTACTCCATCGAAACGCGAAGATTCGGATATCGATAATGCTAAACAACAAAGCAGAGTTCCATTAGAAGAGGATAATAGTCAAAGTCCTTATCGTAGTGATGATCAAGGAGGAGGTAGTATCTACGTATTATCTTCCGGTGAAGAGAGTAATCATCCGTATAATGATGAAGATGAGGATGAATATGCGGATAGCGAAG atACGAATGAAATGGAGCTTGAGAATGAACATGAGAATGCAATGTTAGAAgatgaagaggaagaagatgaggatgatgatgacgatgatgatgagaTAAATCCTTTGAGACTACATAACGATGATTACGAAGATATTGATACGGAATATGAACCGATGTGTTTTGATAGAGCGTctgatgattttatattaaataacagatTGAAACCAcggcataaagaaaaaagtttatccTTGCAAGATTTAagtatttcgaaaaagaatgCTCATTTACGATGTAACAAGAAGAGACATAGTTTAAATGCTTTTAGATATAACTATTTACGTATGCAACAAAATCCGATATTGTATCCTACTGTGCGGAAAAGGCAAATGGTACCGTCTAAGTATCAACATGTGGAAAGTAAAGTGAAACAATACATAAAGAATATGAAAGAACAGAATAGAAGATCGATGGAAAAGCGTATGAAAGAACAAGAATTTACAATGAATAAGaattatgaagaaaatgaga ACTGTGACActgaacgattaaaaaatacgagaataacgaataaaactataaaagatTATGTAGAAAAAGCTATTCAGGATTTACAACAAGAAGAGattgaaagtaataatttaatgtacgATACGGcgcaattattagaaaatggagaaaatgataaaaattctgataGAGTGATTGAAAACCGATATAAACATAATCGAAAAGATATTGAATACaatgatattcaaaatgaaaaacgtGTGCAAAATTCTGatgataaattagaaaaacgaAACGGTTCTGTAGACGTTAATAAACATCGTATTGAATATCAAAATACTTtagaaactaaaaatataaaattcggtAACGTAAATCAATCTTCTCTGGTTAATAATCATCAGCCGACGcctacatttataaatttgcgtACATTGAGCTATGAGGAATATATGCATGATGTTTCTAATACTGGTCAAAGAGAGGAATTGTCCGAGCAAAGACaagaaaaaacgaatgaaACTCGAGTATATAACGAAGCGGAAATGATTGATTCGCAAGAAATGGATAACGGTAATATTGATTGTCCTTTGAAAATTGCGAGCGTTAAAAGTATCTGCACGATGCAAGATGAatcggaaaatttaaattttacaaagataAATACTACAactgaaaagataaatatagagaATACCGAAGTGATTGAATTGAAGACTCAGCTTAGTCAAAAAGACgcacaatttcataatttgcGAGACGCTTATCAAAAGGTATTAAccgagaatataaaaatgaaacaagaattggatgttttaaaaaattctttggcaaaatataaaaatgaaaatagaacgtGTGAAACGAAAATTGCGTCTGTACAAACTGAAACGATTAAAGAATCTATTTCTAATCAGGATACCGTAACTTCGgaagaaacgaataataaaatatctcgtaGTAGTGTTGCATCTACGGGAAGTTCTAATGATCAATGGATAGAAAGTGATTATAGTCCGGCTATATCTATTAAACCTCCTGATTTGACTCCCATTCTTAATTCGGATGATAGTATTGTACTCGCTGATGCTGGTGTTCCAAAAAAAATGATGCATCCGTTATCTCGAACGTTTATTACCTCGTCTAGAATTTTACAAACGCTTTCGAATATAACGCAAG ATTGCAACTCTCCGATTCATTCGTCCTGttccaagaaaagaaaagcaacGGAAATGCCTGGTTCTTCTACTTTCGTTAAACCTTTTAAAATACCTCACACAACTGTGGAATCTTTGGaagggaaaaataatattaatagtgcGAATGATgtggaatataaatattccaggGAGGAGCATGTATCGtcgaaaatagaaagagaagaggaaagtaCGGaggttgataaaaatattaatggtcCTATTTCTGTGGAAACTAAGATGGAAGGAACGGATGATTGTGAGGACAATGTgaaatgtttcatatatagAGAGGatgaaaatagtaaaaacAAAAGTTTTCTAATTCAAGCGGGAGAATCGTCGAAGAATGAATTGGACGATGAAAAAAATCGTATTCAAGAATGTGGTCCGTATTTGTTGGGTAATCTTGAAGTACGAATGTCCGAGATAAACGGAACGATAAGCGTATGGGGTaaggaaataaataacgagTATACGAGTGATAATGAGGATGATATGGAGGAATCCGAAAAGAAATCgtctgaaaaaaaaacgtgCCATTTTTGGCCAAATACATCGCAAACTAGATTTAATGGAAGTCCGCTTATGTGTTCTACCAATAAAAAGCAGAAAGTTCCGTTAAAATTAAGTAGATCCAATATTTCTCAATGTTGCCATTCTTTATcgttaaattcgataaaaatgcaTCCTTCGGTAGATGATACGGATGACAAAAGACATACGAATAATACTTTCAGCCCGAATAATAGTATCTCTTCTTGTAAAAACTGCAATTCTTCGATGTGTCGTAAAGAACGATCGATATGTAAAGATACTTCgcaagaaaaattacattccTGTTGTGTACatcatattgaaattatgGATAAGGAATGCAGTTGTGGTTCGTATCATGAGAAACAAAAACATGATGTTAATCTTAAGCAttgtaaagataaatttcacaataaGGGAATTCGGagaaatttatgcaaaaatatatttacatcggATTCGAAAAATCATTCGCATGAAAATTGTACTGCGAACATCGATAAAGGGATTTGCAAATACCATACGTGTCGATGTTCGCTTCAAAATATAATGGACAACAACGGTTCACGTTCGCAATGTTGCAACGCTGTTAGAGATGTTTcttgtacatataaattttcggacaatataaataacacgGAAATCCACAGAAATTCTGATAGGTGTAATCGTAGTCCTTCGAAAGATGGTGAAGAAGATCCTTTAATTCCGCTTAAACGAACTAATGAAACGCTTGAA GCGAGACAACGAAGATTAAGCGGTGGTAAAAGGGTGCGAGGAATTCTTAtggattttttaaaaggaTGTGGAGATTGTCGTAATAATAGTagtttaagtaaaaataattgtcagCGGAAAGAAACACCTTATATGGTAAATGATCCttcacaaattaaaatttctccttcttctatACCCGAGCCTACATGTTCTAGTTCTACACAATGCAATGACAg ATGTTGCCATGCGTACGCACGCAGGATTGAATCTCAACTCGAAGAATTTCGAATAGAAATGGAAAGAATACGATCGCGCTCGGACGCGATCCTAGATATGCTCGGTATACTTCACTCTATGGATATGAACTAA
- the LOC107992805 gene encoding MATH and LRR domain-containing protein PFE0570w isoform X1: MAVVGKAIVVLTSTMSEENEHTSEETEAEMNTENRDKEQSKSETCVLNNETEQPMLEDEEMPTYISVSTPSKREDSDIDNAKQQSRVPLEEDNSQSPYRSDDQGGGSIYVLSSGEESNHPYNDEDEDEYADSEDTNEMELENEHENAMLEDEEEEDEDDDDDDDEINPLRLHNDDYEDIDTEYEPMCFDRASDDFILNNRLKPRHKEKSLSLQDLSISKKNAHLRCNKKRHSLNAFRYNYLRMQQNPILYPTVRKRQMVPSKYQHVESKVKQYIKNMKEQNRRSMEKRMKEQEFTMNKNYEENENCDTERLKNTRITNKTIKDYVEKAIQDLQQEEIESNNLMYDTAQLLENGENDKNSDRVIENRYKHNRKDIEYNDIQNEKRVQNSDDKLEKRNGSVDVNKHRIEYQNTLETKNIKFGNVNQSSLVNNHQPTPTFINLRTLSYEEYMHDVSNTGQREELSEQRQEKTNETRVYNEAEMIDSQEMDNGNIDCPLKIASVKSICTMQDESENLNFTKINTTTEKINIENTEVIELKTQLSQKDAQFHNLRDAYQKVLTENIKMKQELDVLKNSLAKYKNENRTCETKIASVQTETIKESISNQDTVTSEETNNKISRSSVASTGSSNDQWIESDYSPAISIKPPDLTPILNSDDSIVLADAGVPKKMMHPLSRTFITSSRILQTLSNITQGKTKVESPLIRNNKKRLNEKSSNKSSNLDCNSPIHSSCSKKRKATEMPGSSTFVKPFKIPHTTVESLEGKNNINSANDVEYKYSREEHVSSKIEREEESTEVDKNINGPISVETKMEGTDDCEDNVKCFIYREDENSKNKSFLIQAGESSKNELDDEKNRIQECGPYLLGNLEVRMSEINGTISVWGKEINNEYTSDNEDDMEESEKKSSEKKTCHFWPNTSQTRFNGSPLMCSTNKKQKVPLKLSRSNISQCCHSLSLNSIKMHPSVDDTDDKRHTNNTFSPNNSISSCKNCNSSMCRKERSICKDTSQEKLHSCCVHHIEIMDKECSCGSYHEKQKHDVNLKHCKDKFHNKGIRRNLCKNIFTSDSKNHSHENCTANIDKGICKYHTCRCSLQNIMDNNGSRSQCCNAVRDVSCTYKFSDNINNTEIHRNSDRCNRSPSKDGEEDPLIPLKRTNETLEARQRRLSGGKRVRGILMDFLKGCGDCRNNSSLSKNNCQRKETPYMVNDPSQIKISPSSIPEPTCSSSTQCNDRCCHAYARRIESQLEEFRIEMERIRSRSDAILDMLGILHSMDMN, from the exons ATGGCGGTTGTCGGAAAAGCGATCGTAG TATTAACTTCCACGATGTCGGAAGAAAACGAACATACTTCTGAAGAAACTGAGGCAGAAATGAATACGGAAAATCGCGATAAAGAACAATCGAAAAGTGAAACGTGCGTGTTAAACAATGAAACGGAACAACCTATGTTGGAAGACGAAGAAATGCCGACGTATATCAGTGTATCTACTCCATCGAAACGCGAAGATTCGGATATCGATAATGCTAAACAACAAAGCAGAGTTCCATTAGAAGAGGATAATAGTCAAAGTCCTTATCGTAGTGATGATCAAGGAGGAGGTAGTATCTACGTATTATCTTCCGGTGAAGAGAGTAATCATCCGTATAATGATGAAGATGAGGATGAATATGCGGATAGCGAAG atACGAATGAAATGGAGCTTGAGAATGAACATGAGAATGCAATGTTAGAAgatgaagaggaagaagatgaggatgatgatgacgatgatgatgagaTAAATCCTTTGAGACTACATAACGATGATTACGAAGATATTGATACGGAATATGAACCGATGTGTTTTGATAGAGCGTctgatgattttatattaaataacagatTGAAACCAcggcataaagaaaaaagtttatccTTGCAAGATTTAagtatttcgaaaaagaatgCTCATTTACGATGTAACAAGAAGAGACATAGTTTAAATGCTTTTAGATATAACTATTTACGTATGCAACAAAATCCGATATTGTATCCTACTGTGCGGAAAAGGCAAATGGTACCGTCTAAGTATCAACATGTGGAAAGTAAAGTGAAACAATACATAAAGAATATGAAAGAACAGAATAGAAGATCGATGGAAAAGCGTATGAAAGAACAAGAATTTACAATGAATAAGaattatgaagaaaatgaga ACTGTGACActgaacgattaaaaaatacgagaataacgaataaaactataaaagatTATGTAGAAAAAGCTATTCAGGATTTACAACAAGAAGAGattgaaagtaataatttaatgtacgATACGGcgcaattattagaaaatggagaaaatgataaaaattctgataGAGTGATTGAAAACCGATATAAACATAATCGAAAAGATATTGAATACaatgatattcaaaatgaaaaacgtGTGCAAAATTCTGatgataaattagaaaaacgaAACGGTTCTGTAGACGTTAATAAACATCGTATTGAATATCAAAATACTTtagaaactaaaaatataaaattcggtAACGTAAATCAATCTTCTCTGGTTAATAATCATCAGCCGACGcctacatttataaatttgcgtACATTGAGCTATGAGGAATATATGCATGATGTTTCTAATACTGGTCAAAGAGAGGAATTGTCCGAGCAAAGACaagaaaaaacgaatgaaACTCGAGTATATAACGAAGCGGAAATGATTGATTCGCAAGAAATGGATAACGGTAATATTGATTGTCCTTTGAAAATTGCGAGCGTTAAAAGTATCTGCACGATGCAAGATGAatcggaaaatttaaattttacaaagataAATACTACAactgaaaagataaatatagagaATACCGAAGTGATTGAATTGAAGACTCAGCTTAGTCAAAAAGACgcacaatttcataatttgcGAGACGCTTATCAAAAGGTATTAAccgagaatataaaaatgaaacaagaattggatgttttaaaaaattctttggcaaaatataaaaatgaaaatagaacgtGTGAAACGAAAATTGCGTCTGTACAAACTGAAACGATTAAAGAATCTATTTCTAATCAGGATACCGTAACTTCGgaagaaacgaataataaaatatctcgtaGTAGTGTTGCATCTACGGGAAGTTCTAATGATCAATGGATAGAAAGTGATTATAGTCCGGCTATATCTATTAAACCTCCTGATTTGACTCCCATTCTTAATTCGGATGATAGTATTGTACTCGCTGATGCTGGTGTTCCAAAAAAAATGATGCATCCGTTATCTCGAACGTTTATTACCTCGTCTAGAATTTTACAAACGCTTTCGAATATAACGCAAGGTAAGACAAAAGTTGAAAGTCCTTTGATAAGAAATAACAAGAAacgattaaacgaaaaatcttCGAATAAATCGTCAAATTTAGATTGCAACTCTCCGATTCATTCGTCCTGttccaagaaaagaaaagcaacGGAAATGCCTGGTTCTTCTACTTTCGTTAAACCTTTTAAAATACCTCACACAACTGTGGAATCTTTGGaagggaaaaataatattaatagtgcGAATGATgtggaatataaatattccaggGAGGAGCATGTATCGtcgaaaatagaaagagaagaggaaagtaCGGaggttgataaaaatattaatggtcCTATTTCTGTGGAAACTAAGATGGAAGGAACGGATGATTGTGAGGACAATGTgaaatgtttcatatatagAGAGGatgaaaatagtaaaaacAAAAGTTTTCTAATTCAAGCGGGAGAATCGTCGAAGAATGAATTGGACGATGAAAAAAATCGTATTCAAGAATGTGGTCCGTATTTGTTGGGTAATCTTGAAGTACGAATGTCCGAGATAAACGGAACGATAAGCGTATGGGGTaaggaaataaataacgagTATACGAGTGATAATGAGGATGATATGGAGGAATCCGAAAAGAAATCgtctgaaaaaaaaacgtgCCATTTTTGGCCAAATACATCGCAAACTAGATTTAATGGAAGTCCGCTTATGTGTTCTACCAATAAAAAGCAGAAAGTTCCGTTAAAATTAAGTAGATCCAATATTTCTCAATGTTGCCATTCTTTATcgttaaattcgataaaaatgcaTCCTTCGGTAGATGATACGGATGACAAAAGACATACGAATAATACTTTCAGCCCGAATAATAGTATCTCTTCTTGTAAAAACTGCAATTCTTCGATGTGTCGTAAAGAACGATCGATATGTAAAGATACTTCgcaagaaaaattacattccTGTTGTGTACatcatattgaaattatgGATAAGGAATGCAGTTGTGGTTCGTATCATGAGAAACAAAAACATGATGTTAATCTTAAGCAttgtaaagataaatttcacaataaGGGAATTCGGagaaatttatgcaaaaatatatttacatcggATTCGAAAAATCATTCGCATGAAAATTGTACTGCGAACATCGATAAAGGGATTTGCAAATACCATACGTGTCGATGTTCGCTTCAAAATATAATGGACAACAACGGTTCACGTTCGCAATGTTGCAACGCTGTTAGAGATGTTTcttgtacatataaattttcggacaatataaataacacgGAAATCCACAGAAATTCTGATAGGTGTAATCGTAGTCCTTCGAAAGATGGTGAAGAAGATCCTTTAATTCCGCTTAAACGAACTAATGAAACGCTTGAA GCGAGACAACGAAGATTAAGCGGTGGTAAAAGGGTGCGAGGAATTCTTAtggattttttaaaaggaTGTGGAGATTGTCGTAATAATAGTagtttaagtaaaaataattgtcagCGGAAAGAAACACCTTATATGGTAAATGATCCttcacaaattaaaatttctccttcttctatACCCGAGCCTACATGTTCTAGTTCTACACAATGCAATGACAg ATGTTGCCATGCGTACGCACGCAGGATTGAATCTCAACTCGAAGAATTTCGAATAGAAATGGAAAGAATACGATCGCGCTCGGACGCGATCCTAGATATGCTCGGTATACTTCACTCTATGGATATGAACTAA